agtacattctttgtgtgcagtttcccagaccagcagttagtaaaggggtctcCCCATTGCCACCAATCTGATAGGATGCCTAATCACCATGATGAATTGCCTTCCACATAGCAAGTAGTGTTCCTTCCCTAAGCCTGGGACAACTTAGATAACGGGGAAATCTTGTGGCAGCGAGTTTCCCAGGTTAAATATAAGCCTTAGATGAAGTACTATTTTTTGCCTGTCCTGAACCTACAGCCCAAAAACAGAATTGATCATGTGGAGTCCAAGCATTATGAGAGACTCAGAAAAAGTCTCTCTggctactttctccacaccaggcatcaTGTTATCAGCCAAAAATGAGGGATAGAGACCAATAACCCCCAGGAGTCTGGAGAGAGGTCCCTGAAAGGGGGTTGCAGAAGGATCCTGCCCTGGAAACAAGGACATTCAGGTTCCACTTTGCAGCAGGATTAAAGAAGAAGTTCCAGGTTGCTGGCAGAAGGATTGGGGTCTCTCCAACAGATGTGCAGAAGAaacctttgaggagcaactcctcacctCCTTAATTTGAGGGGGGGGGCGCCTGGACATTTTTAGGACACTGTGTGGTGGGGGTATTGGGTTCTGCAAGAGAGGAGGTCAGTCACATGAGGCggcggggtggagtggggagcatCAGGAAGAGATCTGCTCTCCTGCTCCCCAAGCAGCACCTTCTTTCTCCCCGCAAACGACCTCCGAAATATTGCAGATTAATTCTTTGCTTTCTGCCGCTCGGTTGCTTCCTCCTTTCCAGGGAGAGGAACAAAAGAGACCTCTCAGCGGAGCACCatagagagagaaaaaggcaAGAGGCACACAGTAGGGTTCCCATTTGGCGGCCACCGTGTGCGGAGCAGCACCGGGATCGTTTACTTAGAAGAAGACGCTCTGACCCCAAGAAGAAGTAAATGGTGAtggcggggagggggacacacagcAGGGCCGGGGAAGTTGTAGAGCAGTTGGCCCCTCCTTAGAAGGCCGAGTCTCGGCATGAAGTGGTGACGTGTGTACTCCACCCCCTCTCCCCAACCTTCGCCCTTCCCACCCCGGGGCACTGCAAAGCCTGTAAAGAGCGAAGAGTTTCCCCATTGGGTCTTCAGCCAGCGCGGAGTTGCTGCACGAAGCTGCCTAAAGAAAGATCCGGAGCTTCTACGCCTCTTTGGGAGGGAGAGTGgcttttgccggaccacccccgcAACCTCATGACCCAGGGGTCTGGTGAGTCCCATATActggagtttggggtggggtggggtgggttgcgAGGGGCTACAGGGCTCCCGTGAATGTTTGTGGGAAATCCCACAAACACTTATATAATGAATAAGTTTGTCATCAGAGCTAAAGCCCATATCCTAAAAAACCAATCAGGGAAAGGAGGATTTATATTCTTTTCCCAATATGCTGCTATGGAAATCTTCGCAGCAGTCAATAATTTGATAATCATTTCGACATCATCTTTATATACAACACCTTTTAGGTAATTCAGTAAAATTCTTAAAGGATCCTCAGGTAACTGATAACCTGTTACTTGGTTCATATAGAACAATATCAATTGCCAATATTGCTTGATTTTGCAACATGTTCAGAAAATATGTAAATCTGCATGTAGTTTTATATATTTTCAGTTTGTATGGTGTTAAATAATTTTGATGTAATACTTTCAAATAGTTCTCTTTTAAATGGATAGAAATCAAGTTCTTACTCACATTTTCTCCTATCCATTTCCATACTTCATCTGTTTTAAATCTCTTTCCCATTTATTTTGGAAGGAAGATTGTTGATTACAATGAAAGTCAACAAGCATAATGTATAGTTTGCCAATCAACCCCTTATTAGTTTTCTAAAATAGCAGTAATTCAAATTTAGCTGGATATCTGAGTGGTCCATATTTCCTAATTAAGGCTAGAATTGCACGTCCTGTTTGAAAAAATTGGCACATTTTTGGGGAATACAATCTCATCTGATCCTGGAGTTGTTCAAATGGAACCACCACCCTGTTTTCCACAAGATCTTTTAACGTTACTGTAGCCTTTTCCTCCCATTTGGACATATCATCTAAAATAGTGCTATCCTTGATCTGTTCATTATATTGACATGATCTATATGGAGAAAGCCCAGGTGCCAACCTAGATATCTATTTCCTCCAGATCTGAAATATTGTTTTACCAGATGGATGATGTGAAATAATATCAAGGTCTTTTAAAGTGCAATACCAAAGAGCATTCTAAAGGGATGGATATATAAAATTCTGTTCAAAGTGTTCTAGTCCAGTACCATTAACTCAGTCTCAAATATTTGATAGCCTACAAGCTTCATAGTAATATATAAAGTTCTGTAAGCTAACACTACCATTCTCCAGGGCTTACATAAGGAGTTCCATGCTATTCTAGATCTTTTCTTTTGCCATATGAAAGAAGTACATAATGATTGCCAGCTTTAACAATCAGTATTTTATTGATATTAATCAATAAACACAACACTTCTGGTAATATGTTCATCTTAATCATAGATATATGTCCCATCCAACTTGAGTTCGGTTTGGACCATTGATTTAGAACTTTTTGTATTATTTGGTATAGCTTTTTGTGATTAAATTCTACTAGTTCTTCCAGATTTTCAAACAACCAAATCCCTAAATATTTAACACCAGATGTTTGCCAGTTAATTTGCTAATTTCAAGCAAATTCATCTTTTTGCTGTCTAGTCATATTGATATCCATCCAAGTAGACTTTGTATAATTGATTTTTGCCAGATATAGAGACAAATTCCTTTAATAATGATATAGCCAATGGAAAGGTTATTGTTGGATCACTGTGGGAAAGCTGTATCTGCATACAAAAATAACTTCTGTTTGACACTTAATACCAGTTATCTGTTGACAGTTCCTAAGAGCTAATTCcagtggaggaagagtgggatataaaatgttaataataataataataaatacaacgcATAATGGTTTTCCAAAATGCCACCTGAATAGTATGTGTAGCCAAAAATTCAAGACGTTCCTAATGTAGTTGCAATAACTTCCTCCAGACATATTGCATATATTTCTGTGTGATGTGTCTTTacaagagactttttaaaaaatccatgttTTATAGTATAGCTTGGAACCTTTACACATAAGTAAAACCTACTCTTACTTGTGTGTAGACCGCATACCCTTACTCATTAGAATAGAAGCAGGCAACCTTCaacactccagatgttgctgaactaaagctcccatcatccatagttgcaattcattgtggctggggatgctgggagttgtggttcagcaacattggGAGTGCTGAAGGTTGCCTACAACAGCATTatcaccatcctcctcctccattattACGCCCTGCATTAGAATCTTGAATCCTTGCTTGCAAGAGGTCTCATGAATAGAcctcaggacaaagaggtcaaatttctagatatgctaatttctagatacgctaaaggactgtgccctagaacagttggtcatggaaccaaccagaaagaaggcgaccttggatctaattctgagtgacacccaggacctggtgtgtgacgtcagtgtcatcgaccctttagggaacagtgaccacagtaccatcaaattcagcatacatgaggggagagaatcaccaaggatgtctaacacagacattttgaatttcagaagaggaaacttctccaaaatgaggagtatggtgaaaagaaagctgagggggaaaatcaggagagtcacttcgctccagagtgcatggagtatactcaaaaccacaatactagaagcccagttagattgtctagccaaaaggaggaaaggtaccactaagtccaggaggatgccagcatggttaacgggtaccgtcaaggaagccataatagggaagaagacttccttccgaaaatggaaggcctgtccaaacgaagagaacagaaaggaacacaaactctggcaaaataaatgcagggtgaccataagggaggcaaaaagagagtttgaggaacatttagccaaaagtatcaaggggaataacaaaaacttctttaagtacatcagaagcaggaaacctgccagggaggcagttggaccattagacaatgagggagtgaaagggattcttaaggaggatatggaggttgcagagaagctgaatgagttctttgcatctgtcttcacggcagaggatactgagcatatacctgttcctgaaccaggctttttagggatggaggctagagagctgagtctgatagaagtgacaagggatgatgttctaaagtgtctggaaaaactgaaagctaacaaatcaccagggccggatggcatccatccaagagtcctcaaagaaatcaaatgtgaaattgccgacctccttgctaaaatatttaacttatccctgaaaccgggctctgtaccagaggactggagagtagcaaatgtaacaccgattttcaagaagggatgcaggcgcgatccgggaaattacaggccggttagcctaacgtccgttccaggcaaattgatggaaagcatcctcaaggataaaattgtaaagcacctagaagaacaggccctgctgggagtgagccagcatggcttccgcaaaggtaaatcttgcctcaccaaccttttggacttctttgagagtgtcaacaagtgtgtggatcaaggtgatccagttgacatagtctacctggacttccaaaaagcttttgacaaagttcctcatcaaagactcctgaggaaacttatctgtcatgggataaggggacaagtacatgtgcggattgctaactggttgaaagacaggaaacagagggtaggtataaatggagagtgttcacaatggagggaaataagaagtggggtcccccagggatctgtactgggaccggtgctttttaatttattcataaatgatctagaagcaggggtaagcagcgatgtggccaaatttgcagatgatactaaactcttccgggtagtgaaatccaaaacggattgtgagcagctccaaaaggatctctccaaactgggggaatgggcgacaaaatggcaaatgaggttcaatgttaacaagtgtaaagtgatgcacattgggacgaaaaaccccaatttcacgtatacgctgatgggatccgagctgtcggtgacggaccaggagacggattttggggttgttgtggacagctcgttgaaagtgtcgactcaatgtgcggcagctgtgaaaaaggcaaattcaatgctagggatcattagaaaggggattgaaaataaaacggctaacattataatgcccttatacaaaactatggtgcgaccacacttggagtactgcgtacagttctggtcaccacatcttaaaaaggtcattgttgaactggagaaggtacagaagagggcaaccaagatgatcaggggcctagagtacctttcttatgaggcaacacTATAacacctgggtctttttagtttagaaaaaagaagactgcggggagacatgatacaggtctataaaatcatgcatggtgtggagatagtggagagagagaacttctgttccctctcacacaacactagaaccaggggtcactccatgaaattgattgccaggaggtctgggatcaacaaacggaagtactttttcacacaacgcgtgatccacttgtggaactctctgccacaggatgtggtgacagccaacaacctggaaggctttaagaggggtttggatggcttcatggaggagagatctatcaatggctactagtcagagggctgtgggccacctccagcctcaaaggcaggatgcctctgagtaccagttgcaggggagtaacggcaggtgagagggcataccctcaacttctgtctgtggcttccagcggcatctggtgggccactgtgcgaaacaggatgctggacaagatgggccttgggcctgatccagcagggctgttcttatgttcttaccatatttactcaaatacgagatgactctgaatttaagacaagccccttaaaaaacagagattagATACAGGTTaaacctatatttacccaaaaggaaggggactctgaatttaagatgatcccccaaTTCCTAACTTGAAAGAACTTGGTGGGGGAACTAATCTTGGATTCCGGTAAATACAGTACTTACGGGTAGCCCCTCAACCTTATGTATGGGTAGATGTCACatcttacttgtgagtagaccatCAACCTACTCATATTTACCCTCAACTTGTGACAAATGCATCCTATCTTACCAGTAGTCCCTCAAACATTTGCATGCACCTCCCTCTTATTTGTAAGGTTTACTCTTGAGAGAGAATGGAAAGTTTACTTCTGGGTAAGGTTGCAGGTCTATTCACAAGTATGTGTGCAGCCTACTTGTGAGTGAAGGTGGGGTTTTACTGGTGAATATTTCTAGTCAGGACTAGATGGTCAGACTTCCTCATTAATAGACCCCCAATGTTTCCCATAAGTGTGGGGGCTTCTCATAAGAAAGGTTGACGGTCTACCAGTGAGCAGGAGTGGaaggtctgctcatgagtaaagATGAGGTATATGTGCAACCAAGACTGCAGTGTTTCCTTAGGAGTAAAGTTGTGGGTCTACTTGCAATTGACATGGGATGTATTTGCAAATGCGGATAAGGACTACTCAGGTGTAAAGATGGGTACATGGAATCTCATTCCTAAGCAGCATAATGTTCAAtattgtacaaagtctttataaCTTATATGGCGCAGAGATTAAGATAAGCACCTTAACTTGCTATTTCCATGTTCTCTAGACCATGAGTAAAAATGGAAAGGATCTTAACTCTCACCTTAAGGTTTTTGCTTTTGTATTGAATATCTCAGTATTAcagagtgaacataagaacagccctgctggatcaggcacaaggcctatctagtccagtatcctttttcacacagtggtccaccagatgcctctggggagcccacaggcaagaggtatgtgcaacctgctgttgcttccctgcaattggtattgagaggcatcgtgcctctgaggctggagatggcccacagccaccagactaatggccattgatagacctgtccaccatgaatctgtctaagtcctttttaaagccatccaagctggtggccatcaccacatccaatggcaaacaattccatagattaattatgtgctgtgtgaaaaagtactttgtcttctcggtcctaaatttcccagtcttcagtttcatggggtgacccctggctctagtgttgtgagagagggagaaaaaattatctctttctaccctccccacaccatgcatcattttatacacttcgatcatgtctccacttggtcgcctcttttccaaggtaaagagccccagatgctgtagcctagcctcataaggaaagtgctccgggcccctgatcattttggttgccctcttctgtaccttttccagttctacaataaccttcttaagatacggtgaccaaagctgtacgcagtactccagatcttgccacaacatagatttgtataagggcattatcatattagcatttttattttcagtccccttcctaatgattcctagcatggaattaacttTTTTCACAGCTTGAGTTATtgacattgagtcgacactttcaaggagttgtccaccacgaccccgagATCTCTCTTGGTCGGTCACTGACTGatagctcaaatcccatcagcgtatagaTTGGGCAGGCTTGTTTATTCGAACACTTCTAGAACACAAAACTGGGGACTGTTGATTGATCAGATGCTCTTTTTCTACCCCAGGCTCTGAGCAGTTTTCTCTCTTCATCCCAGCAAGTGAAGGATGGGAGAGTGATAATGAGGGAAAGCCCCATGGAGGATTGTTGGGAAGTGCCAGACGTACAAAGGAGAAACAGAGGATGAAAACTGAAAGGAaacagaagaggaggaatggACCTTCTGCGTCTCAGCATGGTGACTGCCATGAAATCACAATCCAGGAAAAAATGGAGGAAGAAACAGAAAGAAATCTGGGTCCTATTTACCGGAAATGCTTCACTATCAAATCTAGCCTTCCACCTCAGTTGGAAAGGTACACTGGGGAGAAATCCTATAAATCCCTGGAGAGTGAAAAGAGTTCCAGTGCAAGTTCTCATCCCACTTCACATGAAAGTATCCACACAGGGGCCAaatcatataaatgcttggaatgtggaaagagcttcagagggAAATCAAGTCTTACTGCACATCAAAagatccacactggggagaaaccatataaatgctttgtgTGTGGGAAGAGCTACAGGCAGAGTGTAAGACTtactatacatcaaagaatccacactggggagaagccatataaatgttttgagtgtggaaaaagctATCTTCGAGCAGACTCCCTTACTTTACACCAAAGTATCCAcataggagagaaaccatataaatgcttggagtgtggaaagagcttcagagggAAATCAAGTCTTACTGCACATCAAAagatccacactggggagaaaccatataaatgctttgagtgtgggaagagctaCAGGCAGAGTGCAAAACTtactatacatcaaagaatccacactggggagaagccatataaatgttttgagtgtggaaaaagcttcactaGAGAAGACTCCCTTACTTCACATCAAAgtatccacacaggagagaaaccatataaatgcttggagtgtggaaaaaactTCCGCCGAGCAAACTTGCTTTCTTCTCATCAAAGGATACACACAAGGGAggaaccacataaatgcttggagtgtggaaaaagcttccgCCGAGCAGACTCGTTTTCTTCACATCAAAGGATACACACAGGGgaggaaccatataaatgctttgagtgtggtaAAACCTTCAAAGATACTAGTAGTATTTCTAAACACCAAATAAACCACACTAGAGAGAAAcagtgcttggaatgtggaaagagcttctctcGGCATGCCTCTCTCATTaaacatcaaaggattcacactggagagaaaccatttaaatgcttcaaatgtggaaagagcttcagtcgagTTGATAGCCTTTCTTTACATCAAAGGagtcacactggggagaaaccctataaatgcttggaatgtggaaagagtttcgtTCAAAGCTCCCTCCTCACTTCTCATCAAAAGAGTCACACAGGGGAAAAACCCTATAAATGCTTTGAATGTGGGAAGAGTTTCAGGGGAGGACCAGCCCTCACTTctcatcaaaggattcacacaggggagaaaccctatAAATGCTTTGAATGTGGGAAGAGTTTCAGGGGAGGACCAGCCCTCACTTctcatcaaaggattcacacaggggagaaaccctataaatgcttggagtgtggaaggagcttcagggaTAAGGGAAGTCTTACTAAACATCAAAGAacgcacacaggagagaagccttataaatgtttggagtgtggaaagtgcttccgTCGGAGCTCACACCTCACTTCGCATCACAAGATTCACACTAGAGAAAAACCATGTAACAGCTTAtagtgtgaaaagagcttctttCACAGGAAGTCATTTATCAAATAGTCTACTCTATGACTGATGTAAATGAATCCCAGGAAAAGAGCCACATTATTCTGCTCTGACaaaaacagcagagagagagagagagtttctcaAAAGTACATTACAAGCCTCACTTCATAGAAGAGTTCTCAGTTATGTGGGGAGCAGCCATATCTATCCTTggcatgtggaaagagctttggtGAGAGGCACTCCCTTACTCCTCACCAGATAATCCTTTCCAGTGATGAAGATTGTAATGGAATTCACTTTAGAAAAGAGCTATTTTTAATCTGCTTGCagcttaaaagttttatttttaaaaaatgtatacacCTTTTGATTTTGGCATGAGCTTCTGTTGGTTGTATTTGACAAGAGAGGGCTCTTTCCTGTGAATGGGAATGTTTTCGTCTCTATCTCCATCTCGCTGGTGAAGCACCATCCAGCTGCTTTCTATTTTACAATGGCGCAGCGCATTAACATTATCCATTGATCATGCATTCTGTAAAATTTCATTTTGATGATGGTTTTTCAGGCCTCCTCCCATAACAGACCACACATCTAgtcccttttcttttaaaatagtctTGGACTCCTGAAAGCTAGTTCCCCTCTCTTCATTACCAGGTGGTTGGGTCGTACTCCCGTGTTAGTGCTTGTATTGGCCCCAATTTTTTTTCTCTAAATGACAGTACTCTCCACAGGCACTGTCTGGTCCAGGAAATGTTTCAGCCTTTGGGGCTTGAGTTTAAACTAGCATTTGGGCAATGTGTAGAGGAATGGCACAGAAGAATCCTCTGGTCACTCAGACGAAAAGCACTCTGATCCTCTGGGAGAGGTAGAAAGACGTCTGCATTCccaaaacaggtggtaggctgggTGGTCCACCCCAACTTGAAGAAAAAgaccttggggttgtgatggatagGTCATTGAAAATGTCCACCCAGTGTGCAGCACCTGTGAAAAAGTGGAATTCCACACTAGGGATCGATCACGAGGAAAGGGATGGAAGCTCTAGCTCCCTGAATATACTGGCACAGTAGTGTTGGTATAGTGAAGATGGAGGGAGGTTTCTACCTTCTACCACAATAAGATCTGAATGTTCTATTTGTCCTAAAATCAAAACCATCGGTCAAGCATACAGCCACTAGGTGACACAAGACAACGCCCCTCccaatttattacatttttatactaccaTCCACGCAGATGGCTCTTGGTGGGTTcacataaataaaacagataaaaacacaatcaatAGCCCATTAAAGCagcaaaataaaatcattttagaAACAATAAAGGCCAAGCTAAAAAGATGTGGGGTGTTTTTGGCTCTGAATGGCTGGCAAGATTCTTACACCTCGGCTACAACCAGGAGGTGCATTTTACACCCCAGGAGCAGCTATTGATCCTGAGACGCCAAaaggtgagctggtggcagctagAGAGGGGCCTCtatcaatgaccttaatgtgcagtgggaatcatgccgaagaaggcactTTCCCAGTTAACTCTACCCTACGCCGttaagggctttgaaggtaattaggagcactttgtattttgcccagaaacgtattggcagtcaGTGCTGCTGTTTTGAAATGCACATACTAAGGTTCCTCTGTGAAACCCtgaccaatctgactgctgcattttgaattaactgaactTTCTgaactacagtgagggaaataagtatttgatcccctgctgattttgtccgtttgccctctgacacagaaatgaccaggctataattggaatggtaggtttattgtagctgtgagagacggaataacaacaaacaaaccctcaa
Above is a window of Hemicordylus capensis ecotype Gifberg chromosome 2, rHemCap1.1.pri, whole genome shotgun sequence DNA encoding:
- the LOC128348045 gene encoding zinc finger protein 420-like — its product is MTQGSGSEQFSLFIPASEGWESDNEGKPHGGLLGSARRTKEKQRMKTERKQKRRNGPSASQHGDCHEITIQEKMEEETERNLGPIYRKCFTIKSSLPPQLERYTGEKSYKSLESEKSSSASSHPTSHESIHTGAKSYKCLECGKSFRGKSSLTAHQKIHTGEKPYKCFVCGKSYRQSVRLTIHQRIHTGEKPYKCFECGKSYLRADSLTLHQSIHIGEKPYKCLECGKSFRGKSSLTAHQKIHTGEKPYKCFECGKSYRQSAKLTIHQRIHTGEKPYKCFECGKSFTREDSLTSHQSIHTGEKPYKCLECGKNFRRANLLSSHQRIHTREEPHKCLECGKSFRRADSFSSHQRIHTGEEPYKCFECGKTFKDTSSISKHQINHTREKQCLECGKSFSRHASLIKHQRIHTGEKPFKCFKCGKSFSRVDSLSLHQRSHTGEKPYKCLECGKSFVQSSLLTSHQKSHTGEKPYKCFECGKSFRGGPALTSHQRIHTGEKPYKCFECGKSFRGGPALTSHQRIHTGEKPYKCLECGRSFRDKGSLTKHQRTHTGEKPYKCLECGKCFRRSSHLTSHHKIHTREKPCNSL